The genomic interval AGCAAAAGGTCGTGACTTGAGTGACAAGGAAAAGCACTCAGTAGCTCTCTTCTAACTTGGCCAATAAATGCTCACTTTTTAATTCTTGCAAGCCGGTATTAATCATTTCTCCAATTTGAATGTTCACAagtatcatatatatatttcaatctttaaaatttagttataaatatatgtaaatagaTTTCACTTAGACTGCATTGTCTTGTGGCTTCTGATTATGCTAGTAAAGATAATCGTTATCATCGTAATTATCCCTGATAGTGCAAATTGCTTTGTTAATTAATAAAGTGTTTAATTTTTCTAGATTCGAAAGTGATTTAGCCTTCCTAAGATCTTCTCTTTGCTTCAAGTAAAATTCAGAGCAATAACTATTCGGTTCCTGGGTAGGCAGGATATTATTGAGGGCCTCTATGCGCTCATCAATTTGTCGTTCGATTAAAATGCGTTGCTCATTGTACTTATTAAATTCTGTTCTTGCTTCGATCTTGTCTAACAAACGACTTTTGTCCATTTTTACCGCTTTGCGTATGAGGTCAAGATTACGTGTGAACTCAGAATTACCCATGCATTCACGCTCATATCTGGTTAGAATATTCTCAAGTTCATCGGTTATTGTCTTATCGAGTGCAGTGTAGGGATCCACAGTAGTTGTTTCGGGAGTTCGTTCGGATGCCGCCTAAAggatatgtacatatatattattca from Drosophila mauritiana strain mau12 chromosome 3L, ASM438214v1, whole genome shotgun sequence carries:
- the LOC117139567 gene encoding uncharacterized protein LOC117139567 translates to MVWIWSLIVLGIVVGATGQGQGTDTTGSTTTGQSPKTDTSGAPTTAASERTPETTTVDPYTALDKTITDELENILTRYERECMGNSEFTRNLDLIRKAVKMDKSRLLDKIEARTEFNKYNEQRILIERQIDERIEALNNILPTQEPNSYCSEFYLKQREDLRKAKSLSNLEKLNTLLINKAICTIRDNYDDNDYLY